In Alteracholeplasma palmae J233, a single genomic region encodes these proteins:
- a CDS encoding helix-turn-helix transcriptional regulator produces MNVLKLVEYRKKANMTQFEVSKVLNVSQSYYSRLEKGKNFPDAQQIIQLCKIFKCTPNDLFGVHGVYEVAFSGLIDKNEN; encoded by the coding sequence ATGAATGTACTGAAATTAGTAGAATACAGAAAAAAGGCTAATATGACTCAATTTGAAGTGTCAAAAGTTTTGAATGTTTCGCAATCTTACTATTCACGATTAGAAAAAGGTAAGAACTTTCCAGATGCTCAACAAATAATTCAATTATGTAAAATATTTAAGTGTACGCCTAATGACTTGTTTGGAGTCCATGGAGTTTATGAAGTTGCTTTCTCTGGATTAATTGATAAAAATGAAAATTGA
- a CDS encoding DNA adenine methylase: MASYTPLRYPGGKAKLYNFVSELIKDNFTEPPVYVEGYAGGSGLALKLLLNNDVSKIYINDYDYAIYAFWYSLLNRTDEFIELINNTPVTVEQWRIQKDIYLNPNTDVLTKGFSAFFLNRTNRSGIITAGPIGGYQQLGNYKIDCRFNKDKLIENIRTIADRKEDIHVYNLDGVEFLQQIDNQENNALIYLDPPYVEQGKALYKNAFDEQAHRALASSVGELQNKWFVTYDDNPLIVELYNGFGINRFEIGYTVEKKRRALEIAVFSPRLVNIDVEKMTKKQKVSE; encoded by the coding sequence ATGGCATCATATACTCCATTACGCTACCCAGGTGGTAAAGCAAAACTATATAATTTTGTTTCTGAACTTATCAAAGATAACTTTACCGAACCACCTGTATATGTTGAGGGCTATGCGGGAGGGTCTGGACTAGCCTTAAAGTTGTTATTAAATAATGATGTTTCAAAAATATATATTAATGATTATGATTACGCAATATATGCATTTTGGTATTCATTACTTAATAGAACAGATGAATTTATTGAACTTATTAATAATACGCCAGTAACTGTAGAACAATGGAGAATCCAAAAGGATATATATTTAAATCCAAATACTGATGTTTTGACCAAAGGATTCTCTGCATTCTTTTTAAATAGAACAAATAGATCAGGAATAATCACAGCTGGGCCAATTGGTGGATACCAACAATTAGGTAATTATAAAATAGACTGTAGATTTAATAAAGATAAATTAATTGAAAACATAAGAACTATTGCAGATAGAAAAGAAGATATACATGTTTATAACTTAGATGGTGTAGAGTTTTTACAACAAATAGATAATCAAGAAAATAATGCATTAATTTATTTAGACCCACCATATGTGGAACAAGGTAAGGCACTTTACAAAAATGCATTTGATGAACAGGCACATAGAGCATTGGCTTCATCTGTAGGAGAACTTCAAAATAAGTGGTTTGTAACATATGACGATAACCCGCTGATTGTTGAATTATATAACGGGTTTGGAATTAATAGGTTTGAAATAGGTTACACTGTAGAAAAAAAGAGAAGAGCTTTAGAAATAGCTGTATTCTCACCAAGATTAGTTAACATAGATGTTGAAAAGATGACTAAGAAACAAAAAGTGAGCGAATAA
- a CDS encoding helix-turn-helix transcriptional regulator: MDFIKPINDVVLYIETNITQEIDYEEIGKLFGRSISETQHVFAFVVGTTIGDYIRKRKLSKAYLDVLSTDEKIIDIAAKYQYDSHSAFSRAFVQHFLVSPMEVRRDKMVLKLYEPFRFNQDNNIYRRQVLDGTVRIVEIPNCKMVMSEPGMFGDGKLEAFDDWFSRFPEPTFPKDFLTYDPKKQGFVWFYIYDEEMNVPDSFKVIDFKGGLYLVSSGIDGEDDIIPKTAMTDFLAQSKELIYDDSRLQLGNVTTPKSAQEILGYSLMDYYMPIKKVNQ; encoded by the coding sequence ATGGATTTCATTAAACCTATAAATGATGTTGTTTTATATATTGAGACAAATATTACACAAGAAATTGATTATGAAGAAATAGGAAAATTGTTTGGTCGTTCCATATCAGAGACACAACATGTGTTTGCATTTGTAGTTGGGACAACAATTGGCGATTATATTAGAAAAAGAAAACTATCAAAAGCATATTTAGATGTTTTATCAACCGATGAAAAGATTATTGATATTGCTGCTAAATATCAATATGATTCTCATTCTGCCTTTTCAAGAGCATTTGTACAACATTTTTTAGTAAGCCCTATGGAAGTAAGAAGAGATAAGATGGTTTTAAAGCTATATGAACCGTTTAGATTTAATCAAGATAATAATATCTATAGAAGACAGGTATTAGATGGTACAGTTAGAATTGTTGAGATTCCTAATTGTAAAATGGTGATGTCAGAACCGGGTATGTTTGGTGATGGGAAATTAGAAGCTTTTGATGATTGGTTTAGCCGGTTTCCAGAACCAACATTTCCTAAAGACTTCTTAACTTACGATCCTAAAAAACAGGGTTTTGTATGGTTTTACATATACGATGAAGAAATGAACGTACCAGATAGTTTTAAAGTCATTGATTTTAAAGGGGGACTTTATCTTGTGTCTTCAGGTATTGATGGTGAAGATGATATTATACCAAAGACGGCAATGACTGATTTCCTTGCCCAATCAAAGGAACTAATCTATGATGATTCAAGATTACAACTTGGTAATGTGACAACACCAAAGTCCGCACAAGAGATTTTAGGCTATTCATTGATGGATTATTATATGCCGATTAAGAAAGTTAATCAGTAA
- a CDS encoding IS3 family transposase has translation MKNHANAYKVRFLCKILKVSRSGYYKHISKTKSKRDIENEILTEYITKIFTNHKSRYGAKRLKVVLLNDHGLTLSVKRITRLMRKAGLYTKGTNYKLKYKKHISDVKTRNLVNQIFETDKKNQVWFGEITYILTNEGNMYLSVFIHLYTRKIVGYSLSDNMKASMVIDSLISAIAKKKPNSGLIVHSDQGSQYLSYDFLKVIRDNNQYQVVVIKEIHMITH, from the coding sequence ATAAAAAATCATGCAAATGCATATAAAGTTAGATTTTTGTGTAAAATTTTAAAAGTTTCACGTAGTGGTTATTATAAGCATATCAGTAAAACAAAAAGCAAACGTGACATTGAAAATGAGATACTTACTGAATATATTACGAAAATATTCACTAACCATAAGTCTAGATATGGTGCAAAAAGACTTAAAGTAGTTCTATTAAATGATCATGGACTTACACTTAGTGTAAAAAGAATAACTAGATTAATGAGAAAAGCTGGACTTTATACCAAAGGAACAAATTATAAGTTAAAATATAAAAAACATATATCAGATGTAAAAACAAGAAATCTAGTGAACCAAATCTTTGAAACTGACAAGAAAAACCAGGTTTGGTTTGGAGAGATAACTTATATTCTTACAAATGAAGGAAATATGTACCTGTCAGTATTTATTCATCTATATACTAGAAAAATCGTTGGTTACAGTCTAAGTGACAACATGAAAGCAAGCATGGTCATAGATAGTCTTATATCGGCAATAGCCAAAAAAAAGCCTAATTCAGGACTTATTGTTCATTCAGATCAGGGTAGTCAATATTTATCTTATGACTTCTTAAAAGTTATTCGTGATAACAACCAATATCAAGTCGTAGTAATAAAGGAAATCCATATGATAACGCACTAA
- a CDS encoding IS3 family transposase has protein sequence MESFFKTFKREVLPKRHFKTKAIARLEILNYLEVYYNKKRHHSSLGYMTPLQFELSNS, from the coding sequence ATAGAATCGTTTTTCAAAACATTTAAAAGAGAAGTTTTACCAAAAAGGCATTTCAAAACTAAGGCTATAGCTAGGTTGGAAATACTCAATTACTTAGAGGTTTATTACAATAAAAAAAGGCATCATTCATCACTAGGATACATGACGCCTTTACAGTTTGAATTATCTAATTCTTGA
- a CDS encoding transposase, with product MRGRYSREFKLQAVKLVIDEGLFVKEVSKQLEIDYNNLYRWIGEYEKHGEHAFPGSGSRDFIYQNQIRQLDIENEQLKDELEILKKFKAFLKRIPK from the coding sequence ATGAGAGGAAGATATTCAAGAGAATTTAAATTACAAGCAGTTAAATTAGTCATTGATGAAGGCTTATTTGTAAAAGAGGTTTCAAAACAACTGGAAATAGATTACAACAATCTATATCGTTGGATTGGTGAATATGAAAAACATGGTGAGCATGCATTTCCAGGTAGTGGGAGTAGAGATTTTATATATCAAAATCAAATAAGACAATTAGACATTGAAAATGAACAGTTAAAAGATGAATTAGAAATATTAAAAAAGTTCAAAGCCTTCCTCAAGAGAATCCCAAAATAA
- a CDS encoding nucleotidyltransferase domain-containing protein, with protein sequence MVNLNDATGIIKYITEAQIDLWLDGGWGVDALLNEQTRAHNDIDIFIQEKDKLNVIQLIKEKGFIEVIETYTTKNHTVWQDNKNRIIDLHIFNFIEDKYVVFEDLKFPKDVLNGVGEIDGITVKCINAESQVLFHLGYDFDENDVHDVKLLCKKFNIPIPKEYEKKIR encoded by the coding sequence ATGGTGAATTTAAATGATGCAACTGGGATTATTAAGTATATAACAGAGGCCCAAATAGATCTTTGGTTAGATGGCGGTTGGGGTGTTGATGCACTTTTAAATGAGCAAACAAGAGCGCATAATGATATCGATATTTTTATTCAAGAAAAAGATAAGTTAAACGTAATACAACTAATCAAAGAAAAAGGATTTATTGAAGTTATAGAAACATATACCACAAAAAATCACACAGTATGGCAAGATAACAAAAATAGAATCATAGACTTACACATCTTTAATTTTATTGAAGATAAATACGTTGTTTTTGAAGATCTAAAGTTTCCCAAAGATGTTCTAAATGGTGTAGGAGAGATTGACGGTATAACAGTAAAATGTATCAATGCAGAAAGTCAGGTTTTGTTTCATTTGGGATATGATTTTGATGAAAATGACGTTCATGATGTTAAACTGTTATGTAAAAAATTTAATATCCCAATTCCAAAAGAATATGAGAAGAAGATTAGATAG
- a CDS encoding tyrosine-type recombinase/integrase has protein sequence MYKASVFSYLIIHKPQDMALDYIIWNKENVSASTVNKRIVIVLKSIITHYNLDSNFSKVMQFKKMKELGLSYGTIENNILRKILKYTLSLPDNKRNGLMKKTAVVLLTYTGVRMNELINIEVKNIDFEKRELLLTTTKNGKARKTYIHDDAISILKKAVDDAIGKRRKLLLWNNTFNKPMTQKAVTYFIESLKIKFNLDKLHPHMFRHYFGTTLLDNGVNIKVVQELMDHKNLSTTQKYLHVNDRKKKELYLNNFKI, from the coding sequence ATGTACAAAGCTAGTGTATTTTCCTATTTAATCATTCATAAACCACAAGATATGGCACTAGACTATATTATATGGAACAAAGAAAATGTATCAGCATCTACAGTAAATAAGCGTATCGTTATTGTGTTAAAATCTATTATCACCCACTATAATTTAGATTCTAATTTTTCTAAAGTTATGCAGTTTAAAAAAATGAAAGAACTCGGATTATCTTATGGAACAATTGAAAATAATATTTTAAGAAAAATACTAAAATACACTTTATCATTGCCTGATAATAAACGTAATGGATTAATGAAAAAAACGGCTGTAGTACTGCTGACATATACAGGCGTTAGAATGAACGAACTTATAAACATTGAGGTTAAAAATATTGACTTTGAAAAAAGAGAATTATTATTAACAACAACTAAAAATGGTAAAGCTAGAAAAACATATATCCACGATGATGCTATATCTATTTTAAAAAAAGCCGTTGATGATGCTATTGGTAAAAGAAGAAAACTTCTTTTATGGAATAACACATTCAATAAGCCTATGACACAAAAGGCAGTCACTTATTTTATTGAATCACTTAAAATAAAATTTAATTTGGATAAGTTGCACCCTCATATGTTTAGGCACTACTTTGGTACAACTCTTCTTGATAATGGCGTAAATATTAAAGTTGTTCAAGAATTAATGGATCATAAGAATCTTTCAACAACACAGAAATATTTGCATGTTAACGATAGAAAAAAGAAAGAGCTTTATTTGAATAACTTCAAAATATAA
- a CDS encoding AAA family ATPase — translation MKKIYMIGGTMGVGKTTISTALNKKLNNSVFLDGDWCWHSSPFQVNDETKQMVLDNIVYILNNFIKTTSYENIIFCWVMDKQEIIDHISGRLEASNHKLVKISLICSEIELKERLNSDIEKGLREPNIIKRSVERLGLFKTLKTIKIDTTSKSISNIVKEIESIQ, via the coding sequence ATGAAAAAAATCTATATGATTGGTGGTACCATGGGTGTTGGAAAAACAACAATCAGTACTGCACTTAATAAAAAATTAAATAACAGTGTCTTTCTAGATGGCGATTGGTGTTGGCATTCAAGTCCATTTCAAGTAAATGATGAAACCAAACAAATGGTTTTAGATAATATTGTCTATATACTGAATAATTTTATTAAAACAACCTCCTATGAAAATATCATATTTTGTTGGGTAATGGATAAACAAGAGATTATTGATCATATTTCAGGGAGGCTTGAAGCATCTAATCATAAGTTAGTTAAAATATCACTTATTTGTTCTGAAATTGAACTTAAAGAAAGATTAAATAGTGATATAGAAAAAGGCTTAAGAGAGCCTAATATAATTAAAAGAAGTGTTGAAAGATTGGGTTTATTTAAAACACTAAAAACCATAAAGATCGATACCACTAGCAAGAGTATTTCTAACATAGTCAAAGAAATTGAATCTATTCAATAA
- a CDS encoding helix-turn-helix transcriptional regulator, translating into MNNLKELRAKLKLTQTDVANFLGITQTQYSLHETGKSILNANQILKLCELYKCSPNELLGWRGIYETSTKEWDE; encoded by the coding sequence ATGAATAATCTTAAAGAATTACGAGCAAAATTAAAATTGACACAAACAGATGTTGCTAACTTTTTAGGCATTACACAAACTCAATACTCTTTACATGAAACAGGTAAATCAATATTAAACGCTAATCAAATATTAAAACTATGTGAATTATATAAGTGTTCACCGAATGAACTTTTAGGATGGCGTGGTATTTATGAAACAAGTACAAAGGAGTGGGATGAATAG